In one Vibrio sp. CB1-14 genomic region, the following are encoded:
- a CDS encoding DUF2244 domain-containing protein has product MELISTSCTPRQAHINAALGSLVVVAVAIFFMDIMGGTPSILFALVASVACIANLRHLFVQPKTDTEEIKVTTGSVESVTVTEQPTPPQKAPPRRRPNLYLVK; this is encoded by the coding sequence ATGGAATTAATAAGTACAAGCTGTACGCCTCGCCAAGCACACATCAATGCCGCTCTCGGCTCTCTCGTCGTGGTCGCAGTCGCAATCTTCTTTATGGATATAATGGGTGGCACCCCATCAATACTCTTTGCTCTTGTCGCGTCAGTCGCTTGCATCGCGAACTTACGCCATCTGTTTGTTCAGCCAAAAACAGATACTGAAGAAATCAAAGTGACCACCGGATCCGTTGAAAGCGTCACTGTCACTGAGCAACCAACGCCGCCACAAAAAGCGCCGCCACGTAGACGACCAAATCTATATTTAGTTAAGTAG
- a CDS encoding TRAP transporter small permease: METQVSLNHTELSPKNKIMATLDRISQLDTAVAASFLAIIVVLMSYGVVTRYVFNAPSAWVEEVCLALFVWMTFMGASALMRTDEVVRIDFLVHKIPASAANVLDNLIRPLLVIFALVFMVYWGWKLLPFSQVRFTPALKIPYIYIYAAVPVSGMFMLYHQLKHLYSFFASRNKED; this comes from the coding sequence ATGGAAACTCAAGTTTCACTCAATCACACCGAGCTGTCGCCAAAAAACAAAATCATGGCAACACTTGACCGAATCAGTCAGCTCGACACCGCTGTTGCAGCCTCATTCTTAGCCATTATCGTTGTACTGATGAGCTATGGCGTGGTGACACGATACGTATTTAACGCGCCAAGTGCCTGGGTTGAAGAAGTCTGTCTAGCCCTATTTGTTTGGATGACCTTTATGGGCGCGAGCGCCTTGATGCGTACAGATGAAGTGGTCAGAATCGATTTTCTGGTTCACAAAATCCCAGCGTCGGCGGCGAACGTGTTGGATAACTTAATTAGACCGCTATTGGTGATTTTTGCATTAGTGTTCATGGTGTATTGGGGTTGGAAACTGCTGCCGTTTTCTCAAGTGAGATTTACACCTGCGCTTAAAATTCCATATATCTATATCTACGCAGCAGTTCCTGTGAGCGGCATGTTTATGCTTTATCACCAACTTAAGCACCTTTACTCGTTCTTCGCTTCTCGCAATAAGGAAGACTAA
- a CDS encoding permease: protein MLDVFTRLADWLAYSLLGLSPSTSVGIGVHFFIEDTSKILVLLVVLIYVISLIRAALSTEKVGDYLQGKHRGVGYGLGGMFGAVTPFCSCSSIPLFMGSVSARIPYWYHYRFSDHLTAYQ, encoded by the coding sequence ATGTTGGATGTTTTCACCCGGCTAGCAGACTGGCTTGCCTATTCTTTACTTGGACTTTCTCCATCGACCTCGGTAGGTATTGGCGTTCATTTTTTCATTGAAGACACCAGTAAGATTTTGGTGCTTCTTGTTGTGCTGATTTACGTTATCTCTCTGATACGGGCTGCGCTAAGTACAGAAAAAGTCGGAGATTACCTCCAAGGTAAACATAGAGGAGTGGGGTATGGTTTAGGGGGGATGTTTGGCGCTGTGACGCCTTTTTGCTCCTGCAGCTCAATTCCACTGTTTATGGGGTCTGTATCTGCTCGCATACCCTATTGGTATCACTATCGCTTTTCTGATCACCTCACCGCCTATCAATGA
- a CDS encoding polysaccharide lyase family 8 super-sandwich domain-containing protein: MLNKTRLTCLVLLGFNSPLHASDLPFMELLEARTSVSSQTQALAVASYDHEYFDISVDAKAGDMVVGRLNHPLNYKPSQLSDALHYEIAGGQHSPFMLRNQRDENGRLFGEFVLSEDAGLSMGQYPIDVVLKHGEAQVEKRTITINVVHQTQWDLLHQRAMSFLEGNRRLQGAFVYTDGEIEDYIQELNDNDGAFEGMEFYHARNEDELLDIRPRVLGKELMLAANQINALAYALTYSDQFGYQGEAFERQRLLSALYKAISRYTAHFPLKDFANTPTLMHNMVTHQWRFTDPISAAGFVMSPVMNRDISRGDTQAKQAKESFQALLQIAFDLPYRQRQPEYNRYYLQQDLKHSPGAWADANRHHRMRTWLMMSVLWSDYNQPLTYQPWWYGDYAPFAAQNTSLLPEWTPKGALYDLKMWLETNTRYAFKYGQSGILPDGTVSHHVGARQDMAFFAYGFEWMAGTPSEVVGILADTPWKLSNATYNQLADFVLDSYPNFVYRGGLDFQTAGRSHASDITPIFGFTKLIKGIDTVLEAKSSDTEIRRETELVNFRNNLENNTHEATVNRAYWNSDFMVQRQSGQQTPAYYMSFKMNSSRSMGAESFEPDVGYHNGGGVLQLLVDGDEYSKVMDSWDWHALPGLTEELRVNELPMKSDFKLFNPKHYSGVVSNGNHGFASFKYDSEAPYNSASANKSVAFIDNMAVALGSKVTRTKNGDGWEVGNIITTLDQAAWDTPLTYQIDGGDQQSVDEGDYLDDTLSVQDSAWFHQDKMGYVVLASSETSVMLRGGDAINSTHGDGEPVFHIAIDHGQHPSGEGVGSSYQYIAIPNVSAEQMPELVEQLKHQLFVRTNESSHVVYYSQDASREIVAMAFHQAGSESVATQGGEPLNVSVDKPALVLLERNGDSWSVSVQDPLHHVDRNAMEENDRRRLRFFTRNDRNTLNLTINRGLRSGQYDYQTQGHRIEHLAGQTVTVNGYGNQSELTIELPDQQDKAYQGRHDLFTGMPATVVIAAE; the protein is encoded by the coding sequence ATGCTCAACAAAACTCGATTGACATGCCTTGTCTTGCTCGGTTTCAATTCCCCTCTTCATGCTTCTGATCTGCCTTTTATGGAATTACTTGAAGCGCGAACGTCAGTGTCGTCCCAGACCCAAGCTCTCGCAGTTGCCAGTTATGATCATGAATACTTTGATATTAGCGTCGACGCCAAGGCTGGCGACATGGTCGTTGGTCGCCTCAATCACCCACTGAACTACAAGCCAAGCCAATTAAGCGACGCTCTGCACTACGAAATTGCAGGAGGTCAACATTCACCATTTATGCTAAGAAATCAGCGTGATGAAAACGGTAGATTGTTTGGTGAGTTCGTACTTAGTGAAGACGCAGGTTTGTCTATGGGTCAATATCCCATTGACGTGGTGTTGAAACATGGAGAGGCTCAAGTAGAGAAGCGGACTATTACGATTAATGTGGTTCATCAGACGCAGTGGGATCTTTTGCATCAACGTGCCATGTCTTTCCTTGAGGGCAACAGGCGTCTGCAAGGCGCTTTTGTGTATACCGACGGCGAGATAGAAGATTACATTCAAGAGCTCAACGACAACGATGGTGCGTTTGAAGGTATGGAGTTCTACCATGCAAGAAACGAAGATGAGCTTTTGGATATTCGACCGCGCGTGCTTGGCAAGGAACTGATGCTAGCAGCTAATCAAATTAATGCGTTGGCTTATGCGTTAACTTACAGTGACCAGTTCGGCTATCAAGGGGAAGCGTTTGAACGTCAGCGTTTACTGAGCGCGCTATACAAAGCGATCAGTCGTTACACGGCGCACTTCCCGCTGAAGGATTTCGCGAATACGCCTACTCTGATGCACAATATGGTGACCCACCAATGGCGATTTACCGATCCTATCAGTGCTGCGGGCTTTGTGATGTCACCCGTGATGAATCGAGATATTTCTCGAGGCGATACCCAAGCGAAGCAAGCTAAAGAGAGCTTTCAAGCGCTGCTGCAAATCGCATTTGATCTTCCCTATCGTCAGCGCCAACCAGAATATAACCGCTACTATCTACAACAGGATTTAAAACACAGCCCTGGTGCTTGGGCGGATGCAAACCGTCATCACCGTATGCGAACTTGGCTCATGATGAGTGTATTGTGGAGTGATTATAATCAGCCGCTGACGTACCAGCCTTGGTGGTATGGCGACTATGCTCCGTTTGCTGCGCAAAACACCTCATTGTTACCGGAATGGACACCCAAAGGAGCCTTGTACGACCTAAAAATGTGGCTAGAGACCAATACTCGTTATGCCTTTAAATACGGTCAATCGGGGATTTTACCTGATGGTACGGTCTCCCATCACGTTGGGGCGAGACAAGACATGGCGTTCTTTGCGTATGGCTTTGAGTGGATGGCGGGAACGCCTTCGGAAGTGGTTGGTATCCTTGCTGACACGCCGTGGAAGCTGAGCAATGCCACTTACAATCAGTTGGCAGATTTCGTACTCGATAGTTACCCAAATTTCGTCTATCGCGGTGGCCTAGATTTTCAGACGGCTGGTCGTAGTCATGCCTCGGATATCACGCCTATTTTCGGATTTACCAAGCTTATCAAAGGGATTGATACCGTTTTGGAGGCGAAAAGCAGTGATACAGAGATCCGCCGCGAAACAGAACTGGTGAACTTTCGCAATAACCTAGAAAACAATACCCATGAAGCGACGGTGAATCGTGCTTACTGGAACAGCGATTTCATGGTGCAAAGACAGTCTGGACAGCAAACGCCGGCGTACTATATGTCGTTCAAAATGAATTCATCGCGTTCTATGGGGGCAGAGAGTTTTGAACCGGATGTCGGTTATCACAATGGTGGTGGTGTTCTGCAATTGCTTGTTGATGGTGATGAGTACTCTAAGGTCATGGACAGCTGGGATTGGCATGCTTTACCTGGTCTAACAGAGGAGCTTAGAGTCAATGAACTGCCAATGAAGAGTGATTTCAAACTCTTTAACCCTAAACATTACTCCGGCGTGGTCTCTAATGGCAATCATGGTTTTGCCTCATTTAAGTACGACAGCGAAGCGCCTTATAACTCTGCCTCTGCGAATAAGTCGGTAGCGTTTATCGATAACATGGCAGTGGCGCTGGGATCTAAGGTGACAAGAACCAAAAATGGCGACGGCTGGGAAGTCGGCAACATCATTACTACCTTAGATCAGGCGGCATGGGATACGCCACTGACCTATCAAATTGATGGTGGCGATCAACAAAGCGTTGATGAAGGCGACTACCTCGACGACACATTGTCGGTTCAAGATAGCGCTTGGTTCCATCAGGATAAAATGGGTTATGTAGTTCTAGCGAGCTCAGAAACGTCTGTGATGCTGCGTGGTGGCGATGCCATTAATAGTACTCATGGTGACGGTGAGCCGGTGTTCCATATTGCGATTGACCATGGTCAGCACCCAAGTGGCGAAGGCGTCGGTTCAAGCTATCAATACATTGCGATTCCGAACGTCTCTGCTGAGCAAATGCCAGAGTTGGTCGAGCAGCTTAAACATCAATTGTTTGTTAGAACTAATGAATCGAGCCATGTGGTTTACTACTCACAAGATGCGAGTAGAGAAATCGTCGCTATGGCCTTTCATCAAGCAGGTAGCGAAAGTGTCGCAACACAAGGTGGTGAGCCACTTAACGTGAGCGTCGACAAACCGGCGTTGGTTCTCCTAGAGCGCAATGGTGATAGCTGGTCTGTATCGGTGCAAGATCCGCTGCATCATGTTGATCGCAATGCGATGGAAGAGAATGATAGACGCCGTTTGCGCTTCTTCACTCGCAATGACCGTAATACGTTAAACCTTACCATCAATCGCGGTCTTCGCTCTGGTCAGTATGATTACCAAACTCAGGGTCATCGTATCGAGCATTTAGCGGGGCAAACCGTGACAGTGAATGGTTATGGCAATCAATCGGAGTTGACTATCGAACTCCCAGACCAGCAGGACAAAGCGTATCAAGGCAGGCACGACCTTTTCACAGGGATGCCAGCAACGGTAGTGATTGCTGCCGAGTAA
- a CDS encoding GntR family transcriptional regulator, which translates to MARNKNLRETTTNQLLDAIKLGHIDSPLPSQAALADLFSVSRTTIRHVMNDLCDKGVLEQEDAEWTIKRSPSEQDGYNTPLSENELQRAQFEVFFNNAIKSKQMMPGQEFTELELSKQSKCSTTVVREHLIRFSRFSLIENIHRGRWRMVQFEKGYAASLFELREMLECHALSRFMNLPLSDERWQKAQYLLHEHRELRDTMVSEFRAFSELDQKFHSLLLSASNNPFMDQFYDIISMIFHYHYQWDNTDLRKRNMVAIEEHMAILSKMLSRDDIGAMGELRRHLQTAKRTMENSLIMEKPA; encoded by the coding sequence ATGGCGCGCAATAAGAATCTTCGCGAAACCACCACCAACCAGTTACTCGATGCAATCAAGCTTGGCCACATCGATTCACCGTTACCGTCACAAGCAGCGCTGGCCGATCTGTTTAGCGTTAGCCGAACCACGATTCGACACGTTATGAATGACTTGTGTGATAAAGGCGTGCTTGAGCAAGAGGACGCTGAATGGACAATTAAACGCTCACCTTCTGAGCAAGATGGCTACAACACTCCGCTATCAGAGAACGAGCTCCAGCGGGCACAGTTCGAGGTGTTCTTTAATAACGCCATCAAATCCAAGCAGATGATGCCAGGGCAGGAATTTACCGAGCTAGAGCTGTCAAAACAGTCCAAATGCTCGACCACTGTGGTACGTGAACACCTCATTCGCTTCTCACGCTTTAGTCTGATTGAGAACATCCACCGCGGCCGCTGGCGCATGGTTCAGTTTGAAAAAGGTTATGCGGCTAGCTTATTTGAGCTGCGCGAGATGTTGGAGTGCCATGCCTTAAGCCGCTTTATGAACTTGCCTTTAAGTGATGAACGATGGCAAAAAGCGCAATATTTACTGCATGAGCATAGAGAGCTTCGCGATACTATGGTCAGTGAATTTCGCGCGTTTTCCGAGCTCGACCAGAAGTTTCACTCGCTGCTGCTTTCAGCGTCCAACAATCCATTTATGGATCAGTTCTATGACATCATCTCGATGATATTTCACTACCATTATCAATGGGATAATACTGACTTGCGCAAACGTAACATGGTGGCGATTGAAGAGCACATGGCCATCTTAAGCAAGATGCTGAGCCGAGATGACATTGGGGCGATGGGCGAGCTAAGACGGCACCTTCAAACCGCCAAGCGAACGATGGAAAACAGTCTAATAATGGAAAAGCCAGCGTAA
- the ahpC gene encoding alkyl hydroperoxide reductase subunit C: MINTTIKPFSATAFKQGEFVEITEQDVKGKWAVFFFYPADFTFVCPTELGDLADHYAELQERGVEVYSVSTDTHFTHKAWHDSSDTIGKINYYMLGDQTGTITNNFGVMREGQGLADRATFLVDPEGVIQAMEITAEGIGRDAEDLMRKVKAAQYVAANPGEVCPAKWKEGEETLAPSLDLVGKI; encoded by the coding sequence ATGATCAACACGACTATCAAGCCATTTTCAGCAACTGCATTCAAACAAGGCGAATTCGTAGAAATCACAGAGCAAGACGTGAAAGGCAAATGGGCTGTATTCTTCTTCTACCCAGCTGATTTCACATTCGTTTGCCCAACAGAGCTTGGTGACCTTGCTGACCATTACGCAGAGCTTCAAGAGCGCGGTGTTGAAGTTTACTCAGTATCAACAGACACGCACTTTACGCATAAAGCGTGGCACGATAGCTCAGACACTATCGGCAAGATCAACTACTACATGCTTGGCGACCAAACAGGTACTATCACTAACAACTTCGGTGTAATGCGTGAAGGTCAAGGTCTAGCAGACCGTGCGACGTTCTTAGTTGACCCAGAAGGTGTCATCCAAGCAATGGAAATCACAGCAGAAGGCATCGGCCGTGACGCAGAAGACCTAATGCGTAAAGTGAAAGCAGCACAATACGTAGCGGCTAACCCAGGTGAAGTTTGCCCTGCGAAATGGAAAGAAGGTGAAGAAACACTGGCACCATCTCTAGACCTAGTGGGTAAAATCTAA
- the msrP gene encoding protein-methionine-sulfoxide reductase catalytic subunit MsrP — translation MLIKKNHRWALSENDATPESVYKERREILKKLGIAVVGMPLAANAQAGIFDIFSSKETTATTDPRVNLDATKPEQYQASLSLTPESKVLKYNNFYEFGTDKGDPTNNSSEFITDPWTVEIDGLVNNPIKLDYDDIFNKYTLEERIYRLRCVEAWSMNIPWIGFPLADLIKMADPQSGAKYVAFETLYDPKQFPAQRSWSSIDYPYVEGLRLDEAMNPLALISVGLYGKTLAPQNGAPLRLVVPWKYGFKSIKSIVRIRLTDKEPPTTWNRSAPSEYGFFANVNPQVDHPRWSQASERFIGEGSLLSSRRQPTLMFNGYEEEVAHLYKDMDLRKFY, via the coding sequence ATGTTAATCAAGAAGAATCATCGCTGGGCATTATCTGAGAACGACGCGACGCCAGAGTCGGTTTACAAAGAACGACGAGAGATCTTAAAAAAGCTTGGGATTGCTGTTGTAGGAATGCCACTAGCTGCCAATGCTCAAGCTGGGATATTTGATATCTTCTCCTCTAAAGAGACGACAGCAACAACCGACCCTAGGGTAAATCTTGATGCCACCAAACCCGAGCAATATCAAGCTAGCCTTTCACTCACTCCAGAAAGTAAGGTACTAAAATACAATAACTTTTACGAGTTTGGCACTGACAAAGGCGACCCTACTAACAACTCTTCTGAGTTTATCACTGATCCATGGACAGTTGAGATCGACGGCTTGGTTAACAACCCAATCAAGCTCGACTACGATGACATTTTTAACAAGTATACGCTTGAGGAGCGCATCTACAGACTGCGCTGTGTAGAAGCTTGGTCGATGAATATCCCTTGGATTGGTTTTCCGCTTGCCGACCTGATTAAAATGGCAGACCCTCAAAGCGGAGCGAAATACGTGGCATTCGAAACGCTTTACGATCCAAAACAGTTTCCAGCACAGCGCTCGTGGAGCAGTATTGATTACCCTTATGTTGAGGGGCTAAGACTCGATGAAGCAATGAACCCACTCGCGCTCATCTCAGTTGGGCTTTATGGCAAAACGCTCGCCCCACAAAACGGCGCACCACTAAGGCTTGTCGTGCCATGGAAATACGGCTTTAAAAGCATTAAGTCGATTGTTCGTATTCGCCTTACTGACAAAGAGCCGCCAACAACCTGGAATCGTTCTGCACCAAGTGAGTATGGCTTCTTTGCCAACGTCAACCCACAAGTCGATCACCCAAGATGGAGCCAAGCGAGCGAGCGCTTTATTGGTGAAGGAAGCCTACTGAGCAGTCGCAGGCAGCCTACCTTGATGTTTAATGGTTATGAAGAAGAGGTCGCGCACCTATATAAAGATATGGACTTGAGGAAGTTCTATTAA
- a CDS encoding TRAP transporter large permease — translation MSVILPISALLFLFTLGIPVAFCIFLATLAYFLLNDHLPMMMMVQRLAGGLESVTLLAIPFFVMAGVFMNHSGISQRLLKFSEVLTGHMNGGLAQVNVVLSTLMGGLSGSNIADAAMSSKLLVPQMVARGYSASFSSAVTAASSLITPIIPPGIALIIYGYVNNVSIGKLFLAGVVPGVMLCGMMMGLVSVISKKRNYAPIREKRASAKEIAISAKDAFLALLLPVIIIGGIRFGVFTPTEAGAAAVLYALVLGMFVYKQMNTSLLWSATKESVLASANVLLIICVAVGFSKFLTWERVPQNLATWLTGAVESPFTFLLLVNLFLLIIGMFLEGNAVMIVLAPLLAPVAASYGIDPVHFGIIFIFNSAIGTITPPLGTVMFTTCSITKVSIEDFVKEVMPFWMLLIVALLMITYIPMISIGLPNMVFGS, via the coding sequence ATGTCAGTCATTCTGCCGATTTCCGCCCTGCTTTTCCTATTTACATTGGGTATTCCTGTCGCATTTTGTATTTTCCTTGCGACCTTGGCTTATTTCCTTCTTAACGACCATTTGCCAATGATGATGATGGTTCAGCGACTGGCTGGTGGTTTAGAATCAGTGACATTGCTCGCTATCCCATTCTTTGTTATGGCGGGTGTGTTCATGAACCACTCTGGCATCAGCCAGCGCTTGCTGAAGTTCTCTGAAGTACTGACGGGTCACATGAACGGCGGACTAGCACAGGTCAACGTTGTGTTGAGTACTTTGATGGGCGGCCTTTCCGGTTCTAATATCGCCGATGCGGCAATGAGCTCGAAACTTCTAGTACCTCAAATGGTGGCTCGTGGTTACAGCGCGTCATTTTCTTCTGCGGTAACGGCAGCATCATCACTGATCACACCAATCATTCCACCGGGTATTGCTCTTATTATCTACGGTTACGTCAATAACGTATCGATTGGTAAGTTATTCTTAGCCGGTGTGGTTCCTGGGGTCATGTTGTGTGGGATGATGATGGGGCTGGTTTCGGTCATCTCGAAAAAACGCAACTATGCGCCAATCCGTGAAAAGCGTGCCTCTGCGAAGGAAATCGCTATCTCTGCGAAAGATGCGTTCTTGGCACTGTTGCTGCCTGTCATCATCATCGGTGGTATTCGCTTTGGTGTGTTTACGCCAACAGAAGCGGGCGCAGCTGCAGTGCTTTATGCGCTGGTATTGGGTATGTTTGTTTATAAGCAGATGAATACGTCTTTGCTTTGGAGTGCGACGAAAGAGTCGGTGCTTGCTTCTGCAAACGTCTTGTTGATCATCTGTGTGGCAGTGGGTTTCTCTAAGTTCCTGACTTGGGAGCGTGTACCGCAAAACCTAGCGACATGGCTGACTGGCGCCGTTGAAAGTCCGTTTACCTTCTTACTGCTGGTTAACCTTTTCCTACTGATCATTGGTATGTTCCTAGAAGGCAACGCGGTGATGATTGTATTGGCTCCGCTGCTAGCGCCTGTGGCTGCGTCTTACGGCATCGACCCTGTACACTTTGGTATTATCTTTATCTTCAATAGTGCGATTGGCACTATTACCCCGCCACTCGGTACGGTGATGTTTACGACCTGTTCGATTACCAAGGTGTCGATAGAGGACTTTGTGAAAGAAGTGATGCCATTCTGGATGTTACTGATTGTCGCCTTACTAATGATTACTTACATCCCGATGATTTCGATTGGTCTGCCAAATATGGTGTTTGGCTCGTAA
- the msrQ gene encoding protein-methionine-sulfoxide reductase heme-binding subunit MsrQ codes for MKLSPKSIVALKVLIHTVSLGFFALLVIAINNDSLGGDPVQSIIHFTGISALNTLFITLLVSPLARWSKQGLLVRVRRLLGLYCFFWAVLHLIAFATLDLGLDWSLLASEIVKRPYLTVGAAVWVILLLLSVTSTQAMMRKLGSKWQKLHNWVYLAAILAPIHFYWSVKSEVAEPIVYMLIAVLLLAARWKVLKKRLGVKA; via the coding sequence ATGAAGCTCTCTCCTAAATCCATAGTCGCGCTAAAGGTACTCATTCATACCGTGTCACTTGGCTTTTTTGCTCTACTAGTCATAGCCATCAACAATGACAGCTTGGGTGGCGATCCAGTGCAGAGCATTATTCATTTCACTGGCATCAGTGCGCTTAATACTCTGTTCATAACCCTTCTCGTCTCACCGTTAGCACGATGGAGCAAACAAGGTCTATTAGTACGAGTGAGACGGCTACTCGGCCTTTACTGTTTCTTTTGGGCTGTATTGCACCTCATCGCCTTTGCGACGCTAGATCTTGGGCTAGACTGGAGCCTACTCGCCTCAGAAATAGTAAAACGACCGTACCTCACTGTCGGTGCTGCTGTTTGGGTTATTTTGCTACTGCTATCGGTTACATCAACCCAAGCCATGATGCGCAAGCTCGGTTCAAAGTGGCAAAAGCTGCACAACTGGGTTTATTTGGCGGCGATACTAGCGCCTATACACTTTTATTGGTCAGTTAAATCAGAGGTGGCAGAGCCAATCGTCTACATGCTCATCGCTGTATTACTCTTAGCGGCGCGGTGGAAAGTGCTCAAAAAGCGGCTTGGTGTAAAGGCTTGA
- a CDS encoding zinc-binding alcohol dehydrogenase family protein, which translates to MKTLVCEQPHQMRYTEKAMPTVLPNELLVKVAAVGICGTDIHAFTGNQPFFSYPRVLGHELCGEVTEMGASVSGDFQIGDKVALIPYVACFECPSCLSGKTNCCENISVIGVHQDGGFCEYLSVPQSNVLKVNGVDNETAALIEPFAISAHAVRRAALSADDAVLVVGAGPIGLGAAAIAAADGARVVVADTQAERRAHVESELKLATLNPMDADFHEQLKAQFNGALAQVVIDATGNPHAMNGAVNHIRHSGKIVFVGLFKGNLEISDPDFHKKETTLMGSRNATMEDFSKVQQLMEQGKLTANMMLTHRFDFATVGLDYQNSVVDNKELLKGVIHFE; encoded by the coding sequence ATGAAAACACTAGTATGTGAACAGCCTCATCAAATGCGCTATACCGAAAAAGCGATGCCAACAGTGCTCCCTAATGAGCTATTGGTTAAGGTGGCTGCAGTGGGAATTTGCGGCACGGATATTCACGCATTTACTGGTAACCAGCCTTTCTTCAGCTATCCGCGCGTTTTGGGCCACGAGCTTTGTGGTGAAGTGACTGAAATGGGCGCGAGCGTCTCAGGCGATTTCCAAATTGGCGATAAAGTTGCGTTAATCCCTTATGTGGCTTGTTTTGAGTGCCCATCGTGCCTGAGCGGCAAAACCAACTGCTGTGAAAACATTTCTGTGATTGGTGTGCATCAAGATGGTGGCTTCTGTGAGTACCTTTCAGTGCCGCAATCGAACGTGCTAAAGGTCAATGGCGTTGATAATGAAACCGCAGCCTTGATTGAGCCGTTTGCAATCAGTGCTCATGCAGTCAGACGTGCTGCGCTATCGGCAGACGATGCTGTCTTAGTAGTCGGCGCAGGGCCAATTGGTCTTGGCGCAGCTGCTATCGCAGCAGCGGATGGTGCACGTGTTGTCGTGGCAGATACGCAAGCTGAGCGTCGCGCGCATGTGGAAAGTGAACTTAAGCTAGCAACGCTTAACCCGATGGATGCGGATTTCCATGAGCAGCTCAAAGCGCAATTTAACGGTGCGTTGGCTCAAGTAGTGATTGATGCCACAGGTAACCCTCATGCGATGAACGGTGCGGTGAATCATATTCGTCATAGTGGCAAGATTGTTTTCGTTGGTTTGTTTAAAGGCAACCTAGAGATCAGCGACCCTGATTTCCATAAAAAAGAAACCACACTGATGGGCAGTCGCAATGCGACCATGGAAGACTTTAGCAAAGTGCAGCAGTTGATGGAGCAGGGTAAATTGACGGCCAATATGATGCTTACACATCGCTTTGACTTTGCCACAGTCGGATTGGATTATCAGAATTCCGTTGTCGACAACAAAGAGTTACTAAAGGGTGTTATCCACTTTGAATAA